In Pan paniscus chromosome 13, NHGRI_mPanPan1-v2.0_pri, whole genome shotgun sequence, one DNA window encodes the following:
- the LOC129397330 gene encoding tubulin alpha-3 chain-like isoform X1 codes for MGQAGVQIGNACWELYCLEHGIQPDGQMPSDKTIGGGDDSFNTFFSETGAGKHVPRAVFVDLEPTVVDEVRTGTYRQLFHPEQLITGKEDAANNYARGHYTIGKEIVDLVLDRIRKLADLCTGLQGFLIFHSFGGGTGSGFASLLMERLSVDYGKKSKLEFAIYPAPQVSTAVVEPYNSILTTHTTLEHSDCAFMVDNEAIYDICRRNLDIERPTYTNLNRLIGQIVSSITASLRFDGALNVDLTEFQTNLVPYPRIHFPLATYAPVISAEKAYHEQLSVAEITNACFEPANQMVKCDPRHGKYMACCMLYRGDVVPKDVNAAIATIKTKRTIQFVDWCPTGFKVGINYQPPTVVPGGDLAKVQRAVCMLSNTTAIAEAWARLDHKFDLMYAKRAFVHWYVGEGMEEGEFSEAREDLAALEKDYEEVGVDSVEAEAEEGEEY; via the exons ATGGGGCAGGCGGGTGTCCAGATCGGCAATGCCTGCTGGGAACTGTACTGCCTTGAACATGGAATTCAGCCCGATGGCCAAATGCCAAGTGATAAAACCATTGGTGGCGGGGACGACTCCTTCAACACGTTCTTCAGTGAGACTGGAGCTGGCAAGCACGTGCCCAGAGCAGTGTTTGTGGACCTGGAGCCCACTGTGGTCG ATGAAGTGCGCACAGGGACCTACAGGCAGCTCTTCCACCCGGAGCAGCTGATCACTGGGAAGGAAGATGCAGCCAATAATTACGCCAGGGGCCATTACACCATCGGCAAGGAGATTGTTGACCTAGTCCTGGACCGGATCCGCAAACTG GCGGATCTGTGCACAGGACTGCAGGGCTTCCTCATCTTCCACAGCTTTGGGGGCGGCACTGGCTCTGGGTTCGCATCTCTGCTCATGGAGCGGCTCTCAGTGGATTACGGCAAGAAGTCCAAGCTAGAGTTTGCCATTTACCCAGCCCCCCAGGTCTCCACAGCCGTGGTGGAGCCCTACAACTCCATCCTGACCACCCACACGACCCTGGAACATTCTGACTGTGCCTTCATGGTCGACAATGAAGCCATCTATGACATATGTCGGCGCAACCTGGACATTGAACGTCCCACGTACACCAACCTCAATCGCCTGATTGGGCAGATCGTGTCCTCCATCACGGCCTCCCTGCGATTCGATGGGGCCCTGAATGTGGACTTGACGGAATTCCAGACCAACCTCGTGCCGTACCCCCGCATCCACTTCCCCCTGGCCACCTACGCCCCAGTCATCTCAGCCGAGAAGGCCTACCATGAGCAGCTGTCTGTGGCCGAGATCACCAATGCCTGCTTCGAGCCAGCCAATCAGATGGTCAAGTGTGACCCCCGCCATGGCAAGTACATGGCCTGCTGCATGTTGTACAGGGGGGACGTGGTCCCCAAAGACGTCAATGCGGCCATCGCCACCATTAAGACCAAGCGCACTATCCAGTTTGTGGATTGGTGCCCGACTGGATTTAAG GTGGGCATTAACTACCAGCCCCCCACAGTGGTCCCCGGGGGAGACCTGGCCAAGGTGCAGCGGGCTGTGTGCATGCTGAGCAACACCACGGCCATTGCGGAGGCCTGGGCCCGCCTGGACCATAAGTTCGATCTCATGTATGCCAAGCGAGCCTTTGTGCACTGGTACGTGGGCGAAGGCATGGAAGAGGGAGAGTTCTCTGAGGCCCGCGAGGACCTGGCAGCTCTAGAGAAGGATTATGAAGAGGTGGGTGTGGATTCCGTggaagctgaggctgaagaaGGCGAAGAATACTGA
- the LOC129397330 gene encoding tubulin alpha-3 chain-like isoform X2: MTYEVRTGTYRQLFHPEQLITGKEDAANNYARGHYTIGKEIVDLVLDRIRKLADLCTGLQGFLIFHSFGGGTGSGFASLLMERLSVDYGKKSKLEFAIYPAPQVSTAVVEPYNSILTTHTTLEHSDCAFMVDNEAIYDICRRNLDIERPTYTNLNRLIGQIVSSITASLRFDGALNVDLTEFQTNLVPYPRIHFPLATYAPVISAEKAYHEQLSVAEITNACFEPANQMVKCDPRHGKYMACCMLYRGDVVPKDVNAAIATIKTKRTIQFVDWCPTGFKVGINYQPPTVVPGGDLAKVQRAVCMLSNTTAIAEAWARLDHKFDLMYAKRAFVHWYVGEGMEEGEFSEAREDLAALEKDYEEVGVDSVEAEAEEGEEY; this comes from the exons ATGACAT ATGAAGTGCGCACAGGGACCTACAGGCAGCTCTTCCACCCGGAGCAGCTGATCACTGGGAAGGAAGATGCAGCCAATAATTACGCCAGGGGCCATTACACCATCGGCAAGGAGATTGTTGACCTAGTCCTGGACCGGATCCGCAAACTG GCGGATCTGTGCACAGGACTGCAGGGCTTCCTCATCTTCCACAGCTTTGGGGGCGGCACTGGCTCTGGGTTCGCATCTCTGCTCATGGAGCGGCTCTCAGTGGATTACGGCAAGAAGTCCAAGCTAGAGTTTGCCATTTACCCAGCCCCCCAGGTCTCCACAGCCGTGGTGGAGCCCTACAACTCCATCCTGACCACCCACACGACCCTGGAACATTCTGACTGTGCCTTCATGGTCGACAATGAAGCCATCTATGACATATGTCGGCGCAACCTGGACATTGAACGTCCCACGTACACCAACCTCAATCGCCTGATTGGGCAGATCGTGTCCTCCATCACGGCCTCCCTGCGATTCGATGGGGCCCTGAATGTGGACTTGACGGAATTCCAGACCAACCTCGTGCCGTACCCCCGCATCCACTTCCCCCTGGCCACCTACGCCCCAGTCATCTCAGCCGAGAAGGCCTACCATGAGCAGCTGTCTGTGGCCGAGATCACCAATGCCTGCTTCGAGCCAGCCAATCAGATGGTCAAGTGTGACCCCCGCCATGGCAAGTACATGGCCTGCTGCATGTTGTACAGGGGGGACGTGGTCCCCAAAGACGTCAATGCGGCCATCGCCACCATTAAGACCAAGCGCACTATCCAGTTTGTGGATTGGTGCCCGACTGGATTTAAG GTGGGCATTAACTACCAGCCCCCCACAGTGGTCCCCGGGGGAGACCTGGCCAAGGTGCAGCGGGCTGTGTGCATGCTGAGCAACACCACGGCCATTGCGGAGGCCTGGGCCCGCCTGGACCATAAGTTCGATCTCATGTATGCCAAGCGAGCCTTTGTGCACTGGTACGTGGGCGAAGGCATGGAAGAGGGAGAGTTCTCTGAGGCCCGCGAGGACCTGGCAGCTCTAGAGAAGGATTATGAAGAGGTGGGTGTGGATTCCGTggaagctgaggctgaagaaGGCGAAGAATACTGA